A window of Ruminococcus champanellensis 18P13 = JCM 17042 contains these coding sequences:
- a CDS encoding phosphopantetheine-binding protein, whose amino-acid sequence MNTQLQQEIRQLWCDNLGCPTAEEADNYFVCGGTSISAIRLLSAIRDQLGVTLDYTELFEYQTLEALSRRIAAALTAKEEAV is encoded by the coding sequence ATGAATACACAGCTGCAACAGGAAATCCGACAGCTTTGGTGCGACAACTTAGGCTGCCCAACCGCCGAGGAGGCGGACAACTATTTTGTATGCGGCGGAACCTCCATCAGCGCCATCCGGCTTTTATCCGCTATCCGGGATCAGCTGGGTGTGACTCTGGACTATACGGAGCTGTTTGAGTATCAGACCCTGGAGGCACTGTCCCGGCGAATCGCTGCCGCACTGACTGCAAAGGAGGAAGCTGTATGA
- a CDS encoding thioesterase II family protein gives MILFCIPAGGTNPFAPWSRRLRADIRLHILDLPGRGRKIRQQPLTDLNAILPTLAEEIRQTCGEGESYMLFGYCSGGIVAYELCRYMQQTGAPLPGQVFLFGIGAPDRLQSHGEGAADTPEFRQMLEQFFTPESMGSEAAAAQAADAYLSAYRQSPEVSFSQVFPELSEETEFEKTQLLFLLGGALQQIAQDNTMLEQYRLRQQEPVVLPTTGILGFGTEDTFVPKEDVLEWSRFFAASQTLAVPGDHYAILRQPEPFLARINQ, from the coding sequence ATGATCCTGTTTTGTATCCCTGCCGGGGGAACCAATCCCTTTGCTCCCTGGAGCAGACGACTCCGGGCAGACATCCGGCTTCATATACTGGATCTGCCCGGACGAGGCAGAAAGATCCGGCAGCAGCCCTTGACGGATCTGAATGCCATCCTGCCCACGCTGGCTGAGGAGATCCGGCAGACCTGCGGCGAAGGAGAGTCCTATATGCTGTTCGGCTATTGCTCCGGCGGCATCGTTGCCTATGAGCTTTGCCGATATATGCAGCAGACCGGCGCTCCCCTGCCCGGTCAGGTATTTCTGTTCGGCATCGGCGCACCGGATCGTCTGCAATCCCATGGAGAGGGAGCGGCGGATACGCCGGAATTCCGGCAGATGCTGGAGCAGTTTTTTACACCGGAAAGCATGGGCAGTGAGGCGGCTGCTGCACAGGCGGCGGATGCCTACCTATCAGCGTACCGTCAAAGCCCGGAGGTATCCTTTTCCCAGGTATTCCCCGAACTGTCCGAGGAGACGGAATTTGAAAAGACACAGCTTTTATTCCTGCTGGGCGGTGCTTTGCAGCAGATTGCCCAGGACAACACCATGCTGGAGCAGTATCGACTCCGGCAGCAAGAACCCGTAGTACTTCCTACAACCGGAATCCTTGGGTTCGGTACGGAGGATACCTTTGTTCCAAAGGAAGATGTGCTGGAATGGAGCCGCTTTTTTGCTGCATCCCAGACCCTGGCGGTGCCAGGGGATCATTATGCGATCCTGCGGCAGCCGGAGCCGTTCCTTGCCCGGATCAATCAGTAA
- a CDS encoding polyketide synthase: MYEQTIAVVGMGLRYPSAETKEALCSMLEQGISAPVGDHQARGDLLGIPDYHQFLQSIRCIDHLDWFDNSYFGLVKPEVMEMPPELRLTMLCAAQTVMDGGYSTEKLSRRRCGAVVSHTTGSYRHLLPRTTFLSFFNNMPGMTCGYLAHYFRLNGPVYHLDSTCSSSLTAVAAACNHLLLGQADLMLAGGVQICLPINQQEARDMQSNVLSLGAEQRCIPFDIHAAGFYSGEGAGFVLLERYEDAVKCGDHIYGIIRGYGMQSNADLSPTIYAPNAQAQLTALRQAWDMAGITREDLTEFEAHGAATKQGDAAEVQSMTQALTGRENPEPVYLTAVKSNLGHTGCAAGITSLLKMLCAFQQHAVYPIAGFTEPAPELKLSEAHLEPVRRTIQMEPAKRRIADIGSYGLNELNVHLVLENYIPEQDAPVPEESRTCFLKCSGCTEDALRLCLEQIRQAVQETNQFGDLIYTLNCGREDLAYRCFLRFRDRQTLLEQLQDPDAVRVVKCRPMHGAAKAFSDPAQLEQAYLTGDAIDWCSWYQNAGYRSIPTVTYPFAHKSIWPKVPEQS; the protein is encoded by the coding sequence ATGTACGAACAAACCATTGCAGTGGTGGGAATGGGGCTGCGCTACCCCTCCGCCGAAACCAAGGAAGCCCTGTGCAGTATGCTGGAGCAGGGCATCAGCGCACCGGTCGGGGATCATCAGGCACGGGGAGATCTGCTGGGCATTCCGGACTATCACCAGTTCCTGCAGTCCATCCGATGCATCGATCACCTGGACTGGTTTGACAACAGCTATTTTGGATTGGTCAAACCGGAGGTCATGGAAATGCCCCCGGAGCTGCGTCTCACCATGCTCTGTGCTGCACAGACCGTTATGGACGGGGGTTACAGCACGGAGAAACTGTCCCGGCGCCGCTGCGGCGCTGTGGTCAGTCACACCACCGGCTCCTACCGGCATCTGCTGCCACGCACGACCTTTCTTTCGTTTTTCAACAACATGCCCGGCATGACCTGCGGTTATCTTGCCCATTATTTCCGGCTCAACGGCCCGGTGTATCACCTGGATTCCACCTGCTCCTCCTCCCTGACCGCAGTGGCAGCGGCATGCAATCATCTGCTGCTGGGACAGGCAGATCTGATGTTGGCAGGCGGTGTGCAGATCTGTCTGCCCATCAACCAGCAGGAGGCACGGGATATGCAGTCCAACGTGCTGAGTCTGGGGGCGGAGCAGCGCTGCATCCCCTTTGACATTCATGCTGCCGGATTCTACAGCGGTGAGGGAGCTGGCTTTGTACTTCTGGAACGATATGAGGACGCAGTCAAATGTGGGGATCACATTTACGGGATCATCCGGGGCTACGGCATGCAAAGCAATGCAGACCTGTCCCCCACCATTTATGCGCCCAACGCCCAGGCACAACTGACAGCCCTCAGGCAGGCGTGGGATATGGCAGGCATCACCCGGGAGGATCTGACAGAGTTTGAAGCCCACGGTGCTGCCACCAAACAAGGGGATGCAGCAGAGGTGCAGAGCATGACACAGGCGCTCACCGGACGGGAAAACCCGGAACCGGTGTATCTGACCGCTGTCAAATCCAATCTGGGGCACACGGGCTGCGCTGCCGGTATCACCAGCCTGCTGAAAATGCTCTGCGCCTTTCAGCAGCATGCAGTGTATCCCATCGCTGGCTTTACCGAGCCTGCGCCGGAGTTGAAGCTGTCAGAAGCCCATCTGGAACCGGTGCGCCGCACCATACAGATGGAACCGGCAAAGCGGCGCATTGCAGACATCGGCAGCTATGGGCTCAACGAGCTGAATGTGCATCTGGTACTGGAAAATTACATCCCGGAGCAGGACGCTCCCGTTCCGGAGGAAAGCCGCACCTGTTTTCTCAAATGCAGCGGCTGCACGGAGGACGCACTCCGCCTATGCCTGGAGCAGATCCGGCAGGCGGTACAGGAAACCAACCAGTTCGGAGATCTGATCTACACCCTCAACTGCGGCAGAGAGGATCTTGCATACCGATGCTTCCTCCGGTTCCGGGATCGGCAGACGCTTCTGGAGCAATTGCAGGATCCGGATGCAGTCAGAGTCGTGAAATGCCGACCCATGCATGGCGCAGCAAAGGCGTTTTCGGATCCGGCACAACTGGAACAGGCTTATCTGACCGGGGATGCAATCGACTGGTGCAGCTGGTATCAGAATGCCGGGTACCGGAGCATTCCCACTGTCACCTACCCCTTTGCACACAAATCTATCTGGCCGAAAGTGCCGGAACAATCTTAA
- a CDS encoding thioesterase II family protein — protein MTSSRGKWFPTVLEHPDSSCRIFCFPHAGAGPTAYLEWLRYIPEETDFFPVAYPMREQRRRESMPDSLQLLGQQIAAENAALFREKPCILLGHCAGAAIAYETAAALEAQGIIPNLLTVSAANAPCVPLTLSVDPQMELPQAAQVFKQFGFIAEPFASNEAYVRCFVPVLLQDFILFQNYCGRKGQKLHCPILEIHGEEDPMIQPERLKEWELYTDQLTHMTVPGAHFYFSPETLPRLMQAMLEKGQNQ, from the coding sequence ATGACAAGCAGCCGGGGCAAGTGGTTTCCCACCGTACTGGAGCATCCGGACAGCAGCTGCCGGATCTTCTGCTTTCCCCACGCCGGTGCAGGGCCAACCGCCTATCTGGAATGGCTTCGATACATACCGGAAGAAACGGATTTTTTCCCTGTGGCATATCCCATGCGGGAGCAGCGCCGCCGGGAGTCCATGCCGGACAGCTTGCAGCTTCTGGGGCAACAGATCGCAGCGGAAAATGCGGCTCTGTTCCGGGAAAAGCCCTGCATTCTGCTGGGGCATTGCGCCGGAGCAGCCATTGCCTATGAAACAGCCGCCGCACTGGAGGCACAAGGCATCATCCCGAACCTGCTGACGGTATCCGCCGCCAATGCCCCCTGCGTACCCCTGACCCTATCCGTAGACCCGCAGATGGAACTTCCCCAGGCGGCGCAGGTGTTCAAGCAGTTCGGCTTCATTGCGGAACCATTTGCCAGCAATGAAGCCTATGTCCGCTGCTTTGTGCCGGTGCTGCTGCAGGATTTCATTCTGTTTCAGAACTATTGTGGCCGGAAGGGACAAAAGCTGCACTGTCCCATCCTGGAAATACACGGCGAGGAAGATCCCATGATCCAGCCGGAACGGCTGAAGGAATGGGAACTGTACACGGATCAGCTGACCCATATGACTGTTCCGGGGGCGCATTTTTACTTCAGCCCGGAAACGCTGCCCAGGCTGATGCAAGCCATGCTGGAGAAAGGACAAAATCAATGA
- a CDS encoding non-ribosomal peptide synthetase: MRIKVDLNQTTYPRCILEMKRRFGDRIALRDKDGDMTYRALCTSSEQLGAYLLSQGIRPGEKVVLHLGNTRLFIQCLFALELIGALPVIVFSACREHEVFSIADTTEAAAYISFRSFKGFDCTETATRIADRIDSIRTLFFDDQLEALDLSGYALAPEQIADPSPEDPAYIVLSGGSTGIPKLIPKKQAATLWSAEKCAEACGLDETTRYLTAMPCAHYFHICGPGFMGAFLQGATDILCYSSLPSDIVSLIRQEKITETALVPSVASECIAYAKKHGNPKQMFESLRLVQLGGAMCTADVIHAVAEEMGCVPQQIYGMGEGLVYATYPQDSLDFILKYQGINTSAYDSVKVVDEAGNPVPDGEFGELIAKGPNIATAYYKNDEANRVKFTADGYYRTGDRVRLVEGKYLQVVGRIDDMINRAGEKIFPAELEMHLRQCSGVREAAVFGIPDPALGSRIAAFVICDEDTSGAAIRRELIAAGLASFKIPDDIFFKDAFPLTSVKKIDKHALKQEAEERIRHAEQETLQSFDHIGDPTERSVYTAWARALNTGELTGDCCFIELGGNSITAAAMLRELEQAHGISLELEDFYCADTLDAFCGLVKERIAHE; encoded by the coding sequence ATGCGAATCAAAGTAGATCTGAACCAGACCACCTACCCCCGATGCATTCTGGAGATGAAACGGCGCTTCGGCGACCGCATCGCCCTTCGGGACAAGGACGGAGACATGACCTATCGGGCGCTTTGCACCAGTTCTGAGCAGCTTGGCGCATACCTGCTGTCCCAGGGGATCCGACCCGGCGAGAAGGTGGTGCTGCATCTGGGCAACACCCGGCTGTTTATCCAGTGTCTGTTTGCATTGGAACTGATCGGTGCCCTGCCGGTCATCGTGTTTTCCGCATGCCGGGAACATGAGGTGTTCTCCATTGCCGACACCACAGAAGCAGCCGCCTATATTTCCTTCCGGAGCTTCAAGGGCTTTGACTGTACCGAAACCGCCACCCGGATTGCCGACCGGATCGACAGCATCCGGACGCTGTTTTTCGATGACCAGCTGGAGGCACTGGATCTGTCCGGATACGCCCTTGCGCCGGAGCAGATCGCAGACCCCTCCCCGGAGGATCCGGCATATATCGTCCTGTCCGGAGGCTCTACCGGCATTCCCAAGCTGATCCCCAAAAAGCAGGCTGCCACCCTCTGGTCGGCGGAAAAGTGTGCAGAAGCCTGCGGACTGGATGAAACCACACGCTACCTGACCGCCATGCCCTGCGCCCACTATTTCCACATTTGCGGTCCCGGCTTTATGGGGGCATTTTTACAGGGTGCAACGGACATTTTGTGCTATTCTTCCCTGCCCAGCGACATTGTCTCCCTGATCCGGCAGGAGAAAATCACGGAAACGGCACTGGTGCCCTCCGTAGCCTCCGAGTGCATTGCCTATGCCAAAAAGCATGGGAATCCCAAGCAAATGTTTGAAAGCCTGCGGCTGGTACAGCTGGGAGGCGCCATGTGTACGGCGGACGTGATCCATGCAGTTGCGGAGGAAATGGGCTGTGTACCCCAGCAGATCTACGGCATGGGAGAGGGTCTTGTGTATGCCACCTACCCCCAGGACAGCCTGGACTTTATTCTCAAGTACCAGGGCATCAACACCAGCGCATACGACAGCGTCAAGGTAGTGGATGAGGCAGGAAACCCGGTACCGGATGGTGAATTCGGGGAGCTGATCGCCAAGGGACCCAACATTGCAACCGCATACTACAAAAACGACGAAGCAAACCGGGTCAAGTTCACCGCCGATGGTTACTACCGAACCGGCGACAGAGTCCGCCTGGTGGAGGGTAAGTATTTGCAGGTAGTGGGGCGCATTGACGATATGATCAATCGGGCAGGCGAGAAAATTTTCCCCGCTGAGCTGGAAATGCACCTGCGCCAGTGCAGCGGTGTCCGGGAGGCTGCTGTGTTCGGTATCCCGGATCCTGCACTGGGCAGCCGGATCGCCGCCTTTGTGATCTGTGACGAGGATACCTCCGGTGCCGCCATCCGCAGGGAACTGATCGCTGCCGGACTTGCCTCGTTCAAGATTCCGGATGACATCTTCTTCAAGGATGCATTCCCCCTGACCTCTGTGAAAAAGATCGATAAGCATGCCCTCAAGCAGGAAGCGGAGGAACGGATCCGGCATGCAGAACAGGAAACCCTGCAAAGCTTTGACCACATCGGGGACCCCACGGAGCGCTCGGTGTATACTGCCTGGGCAAGGGCGCTGAATACCGGAGAACTGACCGGGGACTGCTGCTTTATTGAACTGGGCGGAAACTCCATCACCGCAGCAGCCATGCTCCGGGAACTGGAACAAGCCCACGGCATCTCATTGGAGCTGGAGGATTTCTACTGTGCCGACACCCTGGATGCCTTCTGCGGGCTGGTAAAGGAGCGGATTGCCCATGAATAG
- a CDS encoding acyl carrier protein gives MNQEQLTKEIKEIWMEILESEEELGTEESFFEVGGNSMLATMMVENINDRYGCGLELNDIYEYNTIVQLAEFVASHTQGAAE, from the coding sequence ATGAATCAAGAACAGCTGACAAAGGAAATCAAGGAGATCTGGATGGAGATCCTGGAAAGTGAAGAAGAACTGGGTACGGAGGAGTCCTTTTTTGAAGTAGGCGGCAACTCCATGCTGGCAACTATGATGGTAGAAAACATCAACGACAGATATGGCTGCGGACTGGAGCTGAATGATATTTACGAGTACAACACCATTGTGCAGCTGGCGGAATTTGTGGCAAGCCACACACAAGGAGCAGCAGAATGA
- a CDS encoding AMP-binding protein yields the protein MSQLTQQIHELFAQVLHLTDAFDDDTPFIELGGQSILMGELKSRMEQMFQVDIPFDVMFAQGTVSGLARQVEKSRNNVITGSRDADFSVDPACRFQPCPMTDLQTAYYIGRQADTELGGSPTRGYSEIICTEYDQERMTQAIRKLFQKHDVLRCCFQPDGTQQTVPEYDPPAPELEDISHMPPAEQEAYLLQKRERIFNTLFDVHQLPLVSFSATRCSGKTVIHFNHDGMIIDGWSHEKLIDELDQFYSDPERPVTPPGICFPDYVRYLEQLPGTEQFQADKAYWMEQAHSMYPRPSLPLLREPSQIKQVHTRQVIRYISQPVWDSVTGFAARHGLTPFAVLFTAFGKSILKYCKDDRCLINMPVAVRPQIHPEIGELIGECSNFFLFGFDAMPDSSFVECAARNQQKIAQIMQHNAFFGTDYIRALQKTEGASVAAPIVFTSLIDVPRRREISLKKTYTKTHTSQVWIDAIAMRNKEGIMLTMDCAADLFEESLTDSIGDTFAETLETIHLDPERLTAHAFIGLTHKEQAAIRDCTHADPQGNMPLLSELLLEAYRRYPEHAACIAGGNTRTYAEVFSTADSIAKQLLPLLSGSNSCQTAVFLEKGAQQLYAALACTMCNCAYFPLDIQMPEQQLAGCLKNAGIRVILTNSRWADQLRRLSDITLVNLDSVPSSDGKSIAFQPSAPGDIAYIINTSGTTGMPKSIPLRQDGLVNCLLETRAYCNLTEGDRLLAITNYCHDMSVFDLYGSLISGAAVVFPDAEREKDPCHWAELIAAYGITFWNSVPAFLEILLAAEIPHPETAFASLRNILTGGDWIPVPLAKQIRHSFVNARLTSVGGPSETTVWNIWHTVTDADLQGSFIPYGKPIPHTNYFVLDERGELCPPLTEGIMFVEGMGVTPGYIGLPEENQKKFTLFQGRRVYNTGDRGMYLPEGTVKILGRMDQQVKINGKRIELEGIQEVLQSLPGVCTGAVLVSDHTKALTGFYTARTELDPQTLIQQLKERLPSYMIPAQLVQIPSMPITQNGKVDIPALRHMDVKPLQKTEPAAAPDSKTEAALLTLCRELFENPDITPEDDFFVMGGNSITAIRLLSRIRQQFGVTLTIYDILNTPQINQWAALIDQPV from the coding sequence TTGTCACAGCTTACACAGCAAATCCATGAACTTTTTGCGCAGGTGCTGCATCTGACGGACGCATTCGATGATGACACCCCCTTCATTGAGCTTGGGGGACAGTCCATTCTGATGGGAGAACTGAAAAGCCGGATGGAACAGATGTTTCAGGTGGACATTCCCTTTGACGTGATGTTTGCCCAGGGCACTGTTTCCGGGCTGGCTCGGCAGGTGGAGAAAAGCCGGAACAATGTCATCACCGGCAGTCGGGATGCAGACTTTTCCGTAGATCCGGCATGCCGGTTCCAGCCCTGCCCCATGACGGATCTGCAAACTGCCTACTACATCGGCAGGCAGGCGGACACGGAGCTGGGTGGCAGTCCCACCCGGGGCTATTCGGAGATCATCTGTACCGAGTACGATCAAGAACGGATGACACAGGCCATCCGGAAGCTGTTCCAAAAGCACGATGTGCTGCGCTGCTGTTTCCAGCCGGACGGCACACAGCAGACTGTGCCGGAGTACGATCCCCCGGCGCCGGAACTGGAGGACATCTCCCACATGCCCCCGGCGGAACAGGAAGCCTATCTGCTCCAAAAGCGGGAGCGGATCTTCAATACGCTGTTTGATGTGCATCAGCTGCCCCTGGTCAGCTTTTCGGCAACCAGATGCTCCGGAAAAACCGTGATCCACTTCAACCACGATGGCATGATCATCGATGGCTGGAGCCACGAAAAGCTGATCGATGAGCTGGATCAGTTCTACTCGGATCCGGAGCGTCCTGTCACCCCGCCCGGCATTTGCTTTCCGGATTATGTCCGGTACCTGGAGCAGCTGCCCGGCACGGAGCAATTCCAGGCGGACAAAGCCTACTGGATGGAACAGGCGCACAGCATGTACCCCCGTCCTTCCCTGCCCCTGCTCCGGGAACCAAGTCAGATCAAACAGGTGCACACCCGGCAGGTGATCCGATATATCAGTCAGCCGGTGTGGGACAGCGTCACAGGCTTTGCCGCCCGGCATGGACTGACCCCCTTTGCAGTGCTGTTCACTGCCTTCGGCAAGTCAATCCTCAAATACTGTAAGGATGACCGGTGTCTGATCAACATGCCGGTGGCGGTGCGCCCCCAGATCCACCCGGAAATCGGCGAACTGATCGGAGAATGCTCCAACTTCTTTCTGTTCGGGTTTGACGCAATGCCGGACAGCAGCTTTGTGGAATGCGCTGCCCGGAACCAGCAGAAGATCGCACAGATCATGCAGCACAACGCCTTTTTCGGTACGGACTATATCCGGGCGCTGCAAAAAACAGAGGGTGCCAGTGTGGCAGCCCCCATCGTATTCACCAGCCTGATCGATGTGCCCCGCCGCCGGGAGATCAGTCTGAAAAAAACCTATACCAAGACCCATACCAGCCAGGTGTGGATCGACGCCATTGCCATGCGGAACAAAGAAGGCATCATGCTGACCATGGACTGTGCAGCGGATCTGTTTGAAGAATCCCTGACCGACAGCATCGGGGATACCTTTGCAGAAACCCTGGAAACCATCCATCTGGATCCGGAACGACTGACGGCGCACGCATTCATCGGTCTGACCCACAAGGAACAGGCAGCCATCCGGGACTGCACCCATGCAGATCCCCAGGGTAACATGCCTCTGCTGTCAGAGCTTCTGCTGGAGGCATACCGCCGTTACCCGGAGCATGCTGCCTGCATCGCCGGCGGAAACACCCGAACCTATGCAGAGGTATTCTCCACTGCCGACAGCATCGCAAAACAACTTCTGCCCCTGCTTTCCGGCAGCAATTCATGCCAGACGGCAGTATTCCTGGAAAAAGGCGCACAACAGCTGTACGCCGCCCTTGCCTGCACCATGTGCAACTGCGCCTACTTCCCGCTGGATATCCAGATGCCGGAGCAGCAGCTTGCAGGGTGTCTGAAAAACGCCGGGATCCGGGTAATCCTGACCAACAGCCGATGGGCAGACCAGCTGCGCCGTCTGTCGGATATCACTCTGGTGAATCTGGACAGCGTCCCCTCCTCCGATGGGAAGTCCATCGCCTTTCAGCCCTCCGCACCCGGTGACATTGCCTACATCATCAACACCTCCGGCACCACCGGCATGCCCAAAAGCATCCCCCTCCGGCAGGACGGTCTGGTAAACTGCCTGCTGGAAACCAGAGCATACTGTAACCTGACTGAAGGGGATCGGCTGCTGGCCATCACCAACTACTGTCACGATATGTCCGTCTTTGATCTGTACGGCTCTCTGATTTCCGGCGCCGCTGTAGTGTTCCCGGATGCGGAACGGGAAAAGGATCCCTGCCACTGGGCAGAACTGATTGCCGCTTACGGGATCACCTTCTGGAATTCCGTACCGGCATTTCTAGAGATCCTGCTGGCGGCGGAGATTCCCCATCCGGAAACCGCATTTGCCAGCCTGCGGAATATTCTCACCGGCGGGGACTGGATCCCGGTGCCCCTTGCAAAACAGATCCGGCATAGCTTCGTAAATGCCCGGCTTACCAGCGTAGGCGGCCCCTCTGAAACCACTGTGTGGAATATCTGGCACACAGTCACGGATGCCGACCTACAGGGCAGCTTCATCCCCTACGGCAAGCCCATCCCCCACACCAACTACTTTGTATTGGATGAACGGGGCGAACTTTGTCCCCCTCTGACGGAGGGCATCATGTTCGTAGAGGGCATGGGTGTCACGCCGGGCTATATCGGTCTGCCGGAGGAAAACCAGAAGAAATTCACCCTGTTCCAGGGGCGACGGGTCTATAACACCGGCGACCGGGGTATGTACCTGCCGGAGGGCACGGTGAAGATCCTGGGCAGAATGGATCAACAGGTGAAAATCAACGGCAAGCGCATTGAACTGGAAGGAATCCAGGAGGTACTGCAATCCCTGCCGGGGGTATGCACAGGCGCTGTCCTGGTATCCGATCATACAAAGGCGCTGACCGGCTTTTACACCGCCCGGACAGAGCTGGATCCACAGACACTGATCCAACAATTGAAGGAGCGGCTGCCCTCCTATATGATCCCGGCGCAGCTGGTGCAGATCCCATCCATGCCCATCACCCAAAACGGAAAAGTGGATATACCGGCGCTCCGGCACATGGATGTGAAGCCCCTGCAAAAAACAGAACCGGCAGCAGCACCCGACTCCAAAACGGAAGCGGCATTGCTGACGCTTTGTCGGGAGCTGTTTGAGAATCCGGATATTACGCCGGAAGATGATTTCTTTGTTATGGGCGGAAACTCCATCACTGCCATCCGGCTTTTATCCCGAATTCGGCAACAGTTCGGTGTCACGCTTACCATCTACGATATTCTGAACACACCGCAGATCAATCAGTGGGCGGCACTGATTGATCAACCTGTGTAA
- a CDS encoding thioesterase II family protein — MNSKWFAYGMTHEQADLNLLLFPFAGGCPSVFVQWKRLLCPKANVYPVLYPFREARRSEQLPDTVQQLAQSLAAENEAVFSGKYAIFAHCAGASVAYETILAAKQLYGTEPEWLIVSGAEPPEYSLESLRYLADASPAEFLNYLISGGFAEESVRDNPAFLSYYLPIISADFRMLFSYRMTAAPPLHCPIFRFRGDTDKVIDPARLDAWQHYTEGICTEQVFSGGHYYFTADPAPVCSSINRILEQGGEANG, encoded by the coding sequence ATGAATAGCAAGTGGTTTGCATATGGCATGACCCATGAACAGGCAGATCTGAATCTGCTGCTGTTCCCCTTTGCGGGAGGCTGCCCCTCAGTCTTTGTACAGTGGAAGCGGCTGCTTTGTCCAAAAGCGAATGTCTACCCGGTGCTGTATCCCTTCCGGGAGGCACGGCGCAGCGAACAGCTGCCGGACACGGTGCAGCAGCTTGCCCAGTCCCTTGCCGCAGAAAATGAAGCTGTATTCTCCGGCAAATACGCCATCTTTGCCCACTGCGCCGGTGCATCCGTTGCCTATGAAACCATTCTGGCAGCAAAGCAGCTGTATGGCACGGAGCCGGAATGGCTGATCGTGTCCGGCGCAGAGCCACCGGAATACTCTCTGGAAAGCCTGCGATATCTGGCGGACGCATCCCCTGCGGAATTTCTGAACTATCTGATCTCCGGAGGCTTTGCAGAAGAAAGCGTCCGGGACAATCCGGCATTTCTCAGCTACTATCTGCCCATCATCAGTGCCGATTTCCGGATGCTGTTTTCCTACCGGATGACTGCCGCACCGCCTCTGCACTGCCCGATTTTCCGGTTCCGCGGGGATACGGACAAGGTCATTGATCCTGCCCGGCTGGACGCATGGCAGCACTACACAGAGGGTATCTGCACAGAGCAGGTATTCTCCGGCGGACATTATTACTTTACCGCAGATCCGGCACCGGTATGCAGCAGCATCAACCGGATCCTGGAGCAGGGAGGCGAAGCCAATGGCTGA
- a CDS encoding 3-oxoacyl-ACP reductase family protein gives MAERKCALVTGSVTGMGRAMILRLARDGFDTVINYHRQERAEGARQLIREVQAMGTGAIAVQADVSQSTDCDRLVQEATDAFGRIDVLVNNAGITNLTPMQQMTDEDFHRVMATNAYGTFYMMRSAVPIMKRQRSGSIINISSVGGLYGAPWSIGYAASKGAVISMTKTAAKELAISKIRVNAIAPGGCKTCIIEMGEKQLQAQLKYVTMGRLGLPEEMAGAVSFLASEDASYITGHVLEVSGGVMM, from the coding sequence ATGGCTGAACGAAAATGCGCCTTAGTGACCGGATCGGTCACCGGCATGGGCAGAGCCATGATCCTGCGGCTTGCCAGGGACGGCTTTGATACCGTCATCAACTATCACCGGCAGGAACGGGCAGAAGGAGCCCGGCAGCTGATCCGTGAAGTACAGGCAATGGGGACAGGGGCAATTGCCGTGCAGGCGGATGTATCCCAAAGCACCGACTGTGACCGGCTGGTGCAGGAGGCAACGGACGCCTTCGGCAGGATCGATGTGCTGGTCAACAATGCAGGTATCACCAATCTGACCCCCATGCAGCAGATGACCGACGAGGATTTTCACCGGGTCATGGCAACCAATGCCTACGGCACGTTTTATATGATGCGCAGTGCGGTGCCCATCATGAAGCGGCAGCGCTCCGGCAGTATCATCAACATTTCCTCCGTAGGAGGACTTTACGGTGCGCCCTGGTCCATTGGCTATGCAGCCTCCAAGGGGGCGGTGATCTCCATGACCAAAACCGCCGCAAAGGAGCTTGCCATCAGCAAGATCCGGGTGAATGCGATTGCGCCGGGAGGCTGTAAGACCTGCATCATAGAAATGGGCGAAAAGCAGCTTCAGGCACAGCTGAAATATGTAACCATGGGGCGGCTGGGTCTGCCGGAGGAAATGGCAGGCGCCGTATCCTTCCTTGCGTCAGAGGATGCCTCCTATATTACCGGACACGTGCTGGAAGTCAGCGGCGGCGTTATGATGTAG